One genomic window of Polyangium aurulentum includes the following:
- a CDS encoding bifunctional serine/threonine-protein kinase/formylglycine-generating enzyme family protein, which translates to MAHRSVSPRVPDAATSSGDAPAPTVDPTMDDDSGIRGTAPAESADPSLPPRYQDLGRLARGASGDVRRVLDLLLGRVLAMKVLRWEHVGDPRMRARFIAETELTAQLQHPGIIPVHDRGTFEDGRLWFTMQEVRGRTFDKVITDLHAAADPASPKAQPSAFTFRRALDAFARLAQTVAYAHGEGIVHRDLKPANLMVGDLGEAFVMDWGLSRRLDPPSSPRGGEGAEDAEDAEDPGDPSHTRHGEVLGTPAYMPPEQAQGERALHGPPSDVYALGAILYHLLVGRPPYGGSGLAVWRQVLAGPPIPVIEAAQGGMPVPNELCAICERAMQRDPAARYPDAEALAREVVDWLDGARRREQALGVLAGAHALLPEIAALRARAQESAAEARRALASVRPYDPVEVKRPVWALEDEAARIRREAALREVAWLQAVHGALSVDPGLPEAHALLADHYREALLRAERARREEDAAQAEALLRVHDLGRHAAFLRGDGALSLVTDPEGAEVTLCQYVLRDRRLVAEPVRGLGRTPIRQVALPRGSYLLVVSAPGRAEVRVPVLIERGAHWSGVAPGETEPRAIALPLAAELGVDDCYVPAGYGWIGGDPEAPDSLPGRRVWVEGFVIRRHPVTNGEYLAFLNGLLDEGREDEALACVPRSPLGMAEAADDRLLYGRDDAGRFVLGGDDSQQRLAPDGPVASIDWHAAMAHARWVAARTGRPWRLPGELEREKAARGVDGRLYPWGDHADATFACVLESHEGVPTRASVNSYPADESPYGVRGLSGNSRDFCANVWRRDGPPIVGERVLLEEALPDDPEYRAVRGGGWSSALPFARAAARFGLQPGMRRATVGVRLARSFPVPPRGR; encoded by the coding sequence ATGGCCCACCGGTCGGTCTCTCCCCGCGTACCGGACGCGGCGACGTCCTCCGGCGACGCGCCCGCGCCCACCGTCGATCCCACGATGGACGACGACTCCGGCATCCGCGGCACCGCGCCCGCGGAGAGCGCCGACCCGTCGCTGCCGCCCCGTTACCAGGACCTCGGACGCCTCGCGCGCGGCGCCTCGGGGGACGTGCGGCGCGTGCTCGACCTGCTCCTCGGCCGCGTGCTCGCCATGAAGGTGCTGCGCTGGGAGCACGTCGGCGATCCGCGCATGCGCGCGCGCTTCATCGCAGAGACCGAGCTCACCGCGCAGCTCCAGCACCCGGGCATCATCCCCGTGCACGATCGCGGGACGTTCGAGGACGGCCGGCTCTGGTTCACCATGCAGGAGGTCCGCGGCCGCACCTTCGACAAGGTCATCACGGATCTGCACGCCGCGGCAGACCCCGCGAGCCCGAAGGCCCAGCCCTCGGCCTTCACCTTCCGTCGCGCCCTCGACGCCTTCGCGCGCCTCGCGCAGACCGTGGCGTACGCGCACGGCGAGGGGATCGTGCACCGTGATCTCAAGCCCGCGAACCTGATGGTCGGCGACCTCGGCGAGGCGTTCGTGATGGACTGGGGCCTGTCGCGCAGGCTCGACCCGCCGTCGAGCCCGCGAGGGGGCGAGGGCGCCGAGGACGCCGAGGACGCCGAGGACCCGGGGGATCCGTCGCACACCCGGCACGGCGAGGTGCTCGGGACACCGGCGTACATGCCGCCGGAGCAAGCGCAGGGCGAGCGCGCGCTGCACGGGCCGCCGAGCGACGTCTATGCCCTCGGCGCGATCCTTTATCACCTGCTCGTGGGGCGCCCGCCGTACGGGGGCAGCGGGCTCGCCGTGTGGCGGCAGGTGCTCGCGGGCCCGCCGATCCCGGTGATCGAGGCGGCCCAGGGCGGCATGCCCGTGCCGAACGAGCTGTGCGCGATCTGCGAGCGAGCGATGCAGCGCGATCCGGCCGCGCGTTACCCGGACGCCGAGGCGCTCGCCCGCGAGGTCGTCGACTGGCTCGACGGGGCGCGGCGGCGCGAGCAGGCGCTCGGCGTGCTCGCGGGGGCGCACGCGCTCCTGCCGGAGATCGCGGCGCTCCGGGCGCGCGCGCAGGAGAGCGCGGCCGAGGCGCGGCGCGCCCTCGCGTCGGTGCGTCCCTACGATCCGGTGGAGGTCAAGCGGCCGGTGTGGGCGCTCGAGGACGAGGCGGCGCGGATCCGGCGGGAGGCGGCGCTGCGCGAGGTGGCCTGGTTGCAGGCGGTGCACGGCGCGCTGAGCGTGGATCCGGGCCTGCCCGAGGCGCACGCGCTGCTCGCGGACCATTACCGCGAGGCGCTCCTGCGCGCCGAGCGCGCGCGCCGGGAGGAGGACGCGGCGCAGGCGGAGGCGCTGCTGCGCGTCCACGATCTCGGGCGACACGCGGCGTTCTTGCGAGGCGACGGGGCGCTGTCGCTGGTCACCGACCCCGAGGGGGCCGAGGTGACGCTCTGCCAGTACGTGCTGCGCGATCGGCGCCTCGTGGCCGAGCCCGTGCGAGGGCTCGGTCGGACGCCGATTCGACAGGTCGCGTTGCCGCGCGGCAGCTACCTGCTGGTCGTGTCCGCGCCGGGGCGGGCCGAGGTGCGCGTGCCGGTGCTGATCGAGCGCGGCGCCCACTGGAGCGGCGTGGCCCCGGGGGAAACGGAGCCGCGGGCGATTGCGCTGCCGCTGGCCGCCGAGCTCGGCGTCGACGATTGCTACGTGCCCGCGGGCTACGGCTGGATCGGGGGCGATCCCGAGGCCCCGGACAGCCTGCCCGGGCGGAGGGTATGGGTCGAGGGATTCGTGATCCGACGCCATCCGGTGACGAACGGTGAATACCTCGCGTTCTTGAATGGGCTGCTCGACGAGGGGCGCGAGGACGAGGCGCTCGCGTGCGTGCCGCGCTCGCCGCTGGGGATGGCCGAGGCGGCGGACGACAGGCTGCTTTATGGTCGCGACGACGCGGGGCGATTCGTGCTGGGGGGAGACGATTCGCAGCAGCGCCTGGCGCCGGACGGGCCTGTCGCGAGCATCGACTGGCACGCGGCGATGGCCCACGCCCGCTGGGTCGCGGCGCGGACGGGGCGGCCCTGGCGATTGCCGGGAGAGCTGGAGCGCGAGAAAGCGGCGCGGGGCGTGGATGGGCGGCTCTATCCCTGGGGCGACCACGCCGACGCGACGTTCGCGTGCGTGCTCGAGAGCCACGAAGGGGTGCCGACGCGCGCAAGCGTGAACAGCTACCCTGCGGACGAGAGCCCTTATGGCGTGCGCGGGCTCAGCGGCAATTCGAGGGACTTTTGCGCGAACGTGTGGCGCCGGGACGGGCCGCCCATCGTGGGGGAGCGGGTGCTCCTCGAAGAGGCTTTGCCGGACGACCCGGAATACCGCGCGGTGCGGGGGGGCGGGTGGAGCAGCGCCCTGCCGTTCGCGCGCGCCGCTGCCCGGTTCGGATTGCAGCCGGGCATGCGAAGGGCCACGGTCGGCGTGCGCCTCGCGCGGAGCTTTCCGGTGCCGCCTCGGGGGCGCTGA
- a CDS encoding FHA domain-containing protein has product MGTLKDSTTGACITLGTRCLFGRHRACDVCVDEPRVSGEHASLHWVGDRWELRDLGSRNGTFLEGRRLSPGERVALVRGATFSLAGPSAAFVLEDADPPGAAARCKASGELRAASGGILVLPDEDRPLVSVFEDSAGEWVLETGDEVRPVTDGEVIHVGGDAFELVLPRSETETWQSESGGLVLESIHLRLSVSADEERVRATVVLRGQETTLPLRTYHYLLVTLARAWLGGSDKPAAQRGWVDRDVLCRMLATDANKLNVDIHRARKQFAALGVLNAAGIVERRPGTGELRIGVRSVEVTRM; this is encoded by the coding sequence ATGGGTACGCTGAAGGATTCGACGACGGGGGCCTGCATCACGCTTGGGACGCGCTGCCTGTTCGGGCGGCACCGGGCCTGCGATGTGTGCGTCGACGAGCCGCGCGTATCGGGCGAGCACGCGAGCCTGCACTGGGTGGGCGATCGCTGGGAGCTGCGCGATCTCGGGAGCCGGAACGGGACGTTCCTGGAAGGTCGGCGGCTATCGCCAGGCGAGCGCGTGGCGCTCGTTCGCGGCGCGACGTTCTCGCTGGCGGGGCCGAGCGCGGCGTTCGTGCTGGAGGACGCCGACCCGCCGGGCGCCGCGGCGAGGTGCAAGGCGAGCGGCGAGCTGCGCGCGGCGTCCGGGGGCATCCTCGTATTGCCCGACGAGGATCGGCCGCTCGTGAGCGTATTCGAGGACAGCGCGGGCGAGTGGGTGCTCGAGACCGGCGACGAGGTGCGGCCGGTGACCGATGGCGAGGTGATCCACGTCGGCGGCGATGCCTTCGAGCTGGTGCTGCCGCGCAGCGAGACCGAGACGTGGCAGAGCGAGAGCGGCGGCCTCGTGCTGGAGTCCATTCACCTGCGGCTCTCGGTGAGCGCCGACGAGGAGCGCGTCCGGGCGACCGTGGTGCTGCGCGGGCAGGAGACGACGCTGCCCTTGCGCACCTACCATTACCTGCTGGTGACGCTGGCGCGCGCGTGGCTGGGTGGCAGCGACAAACCGGCGGCGCAGCGCGGCTGGGTGGATAGAGACGTCCTGTGCCGCATGCTCGCCACGGACGCGAACAAGCTGAACGTCGACATTCACCGCGCGCGCAAGCAATTCGCGGCGCTGGGCGTCCTGAACGCGGCGGGCATCGTGGAGCGCCGCCCCGGGACGGGGGAGCTGCGCATTGGCGTGAGGAGCGTGGAGGTCACGCGGATGTGA
- a CDS encoding DUF1775 domain-containing protein yields MKNTLITFMILAGTLATSAAAEAHIAAVSPTAVAGMTSIVELGVGHGCDGSDTYAITVEIPKGMTSVRPMWSDFGKTSITYDKEEPTLVTSVTWQKADTDALPGDTNYYTLAFRAKMPNAPFTSIYYKIHQVCRAADATLSYTDWVALPGEMGEPAAAQAIVPAHLPGWNKFTVPVDIADLSVFFKDALIVWRGTSAYSFNDNTVELINATEGVTTLPGDGVKANDEIWVRY; encoded by the coding sequence ATGAAGAACACACTGATCACGTTCATGATCCTCGCGGGCACGCTCGCGACCAGCGCTGCGGCAGAGGCGCACATCGCCGCGGTGAGCCCGACGGCCGTCGCCGGAATGACCAGCATCGTGGAGCTCGGCGTCGGCCACGGCTGCGATGGATCGGACACCTATGCCATCACGGTCGAGATCCCGAAGGGCATGACCTCGGTGCGACCGATGTGGAGCGACTTCGGCAAGACCTCGATCACGTACGACAAGGAGGAGCCCACCCTCGTGACGAGCGTGACCTGGCAAAAGGCCGACACGGACGCCCTGCCCGGCGATACCAACTATTACACGCTCGCGTTCCGCGCGAAGATGCCGAACGCGCCGTTCACCTCGATCTACTACAAGATTCATCAGGTCTGCCGCGCCGCCGACGCGACCCTCTCTTACACCGACTGGGTCGCATTGCCGGGCGAGATGGGCGAGCCCGCCGCCGCGCAGGCCATCGTCCCCGCGCACCTCCCGGGCTGGAACAAGTTCACCGTGCCCGTCGACATCGCGGATCTGAGCGTCTTCTTCAAGGACGCCCTCATCGTTTGGCGGGGCACGTCCGCCTACAGCTTCAACGACAACACCGTCGAGCTCATCAATGCCACGGAAGGCGTCACCACGCTCCCCGGGGACGGGGTGAAGGCGAACGACGAAATCTGGGTCCGTTACTAG